Genomic segment of Caproiciproducens sp. NJN-50:
GATGTCGTTGAACACCTGAAACAAATCGCCTATCTGAGAAGCGCAATCGACGGGGTAGCCGCCCATTTCGCCGCCCGGTTTGCGACGGACGATGAAATTCAGAGGATGCAGAGTCTTCTGGATTGTGTGGAACCGTTGATCGCGTCACAGAAGAACGCGGATTTAATCAGCAAGAAGAATGATGAGTTTCATCAGGTGCTGCGGCATGCCTCGCATAACGGGTACGTCGTCAATCTGGGGGAAAATCTCCGTTCCATCGACAACTCCATACGAAGTGTGATCAACAAGGTTGACTTTCAGAATATCAAGGACAGGCACGAAGAGCATAAGGCGATTTTAAGAGCCGTAAAAAACAGGAAGGGCGATCTGGCGGAAAGGCTGATGGTCCAGCATGTCAGAGAGGCGCCCGTTGTGATAGACCATAAAGACTCGGATTCTGAGTAAACCAAACCTGTAAAAGGAGTACTGTAAATGGACAAAAACCTGGATTTCATGAAAGGCGTCATCGTACCGATCCTGACCCCGATTGACGAGGAGGAAAAGATCGATGAAGCGAAGCTGCGCGAGCAGGTCGATTTCGTGATCGGCGGCGGGGTCCTTGGCGTTCTGGCCTTCGGCAGCAACGGCGAATTCTACATGGTGGAAGAGGACGAGTACATTCGCGCCACAAAAATCATGGTGGAACAGGCAGCCGGCAGAGTTCCCGTCTACATGGGGATCGGGGCGATCAACACCCTGAAATGCATTCGTCTGGCGAAAAAGGCGAAGGAACTGGGTGTGGCCGGAATCTCTGTTCTGCAGCCCATGTTTCTCAAACCCACGGAGGAAGAATTATACGGACATTTTAAAGCCATTGCCGATTCGGTCCCGGACCTCCCCATGCTGCTTTATAACAATCCCGGACGCACCGGCTACACGATGAGCGGCAACCTGGTGGAGAAACTGGCCCATGAAGTCGACAATATCGTTGGGATGAAGGATTCTTCCGGCGATATGACACAGACGGAGGAATTTATCCGGCGCACGCGCGATGTGGATTTCCGCGTGTTCGGGGGCAAGGATACCCTGATTTTCAGCGCAATGATGCTCGGAGCGGCCGGCTGTGTGGCAACCACGGCAAATTTTGTTCCCGAACTGGTCGCCTCCATTTACGATAAAGTTCAGGCGGGCGATATCGACGGGGCGCGCGAGGCGCAGTTTAAATTGAATCCCCTGCGTCTGTCGATGGACAAAGCCAGCTTCCCGGTGGCGACCAAGGACCTTGCCAACCTGATCGGCCGAGACATCGGCAAGCCTTACACTCCTAATCTTCCGTCGTCGGGAAAGGTTCTCGAGGTGATGAAGTCGGAGCTGTCAAAAATCAACTAAGTGCAGTTGGCAATATCAAATGAATGATAGAATTCAGAAAGGAAGATTTGAATGAAAATCGGATTTATCGGACTTGGAATTATGGGTAAGCCCATGGTGCGCAATTTGCTGAAAGCCGGCCATGAAGTAATTGTTTATGATATCATTCCGGCTAACGTAGAGGACGCTGTAAAATCAGGAGCGGTTGCGGCCGCTTCCGCGAAGAATGTTGCGGAACAGTGCAAAACAATCATCACCATGCTTCCCAATTCTCCCCATGTCAAGACGGTCGTCATGGGAGAAGGCGGCGTTCTGGAAGGCGCCCAGGAGGGTTCCACGCTGATCGACATGAGCTCGATCGCTCCCGCCGCATCCCAGGAGGTTTCCAAAGCATGCGCCGCCAAGGGCGTTAAAATGCTGGATGCCCCCGTTTCCGGCGGAGAACCGAAAGCGATCGACGGGACTATGTCCGTCATGGTCGGCGGCGACAAGGCCCTTTTCGACAAGAACTACGATTTGCTGAAAACCATGGGCGGCAGCGTCGTCTACTGTGGACCTATCGGCGCGGGCAATACGACGAAACTTGCGAATCAGATCGTCGTGGCGTGCAACATTGCGGCGTGCGCGGAGGCTTTCACTCTTGCAAGGAAATCCGGCGTTGATCCCGCCGTCGTTTTCCAGGCGATCCGCGGAGGCCTGGCGGGTTCCACTGTCATGGACGCCAAGGTTCCCATGATGCTGGACGGCAACTTCAAGCCCGGGTTCAAAATCGACCTGCACATCAAGGACCTGAACAACGCCCTTGAGACCGGACATACCTTTGGTTCTCCCCTGCCGCTGACCGCGGAGGTCATGGAAATGATGCAGACCCTGCACGCGGATGGGCGCGGCCAGGAAGATCACAGCAGCCTTGCGAATTACTACGCCAAAGTTTCCGGCACAAAAATCGGCAAGTAAATTTTTAATTCCGCTAAAGTCACAGAGCATTTCAATGGAATTCCTGCAAAGCGCGCGGCAGCCGATTCCATTGGGAGTGCTCTGATTTTATAAACAGACTGAATCGGCTGGCCGAAAAACTGCCGGAAAGTCCGGCAGCCTGTTTTTTTGCACCCGTATCTGCATGGGTTCGGTGCAAAAAACGGCGTACATGAAAAAAATCTAAATCTGTCGAAGAGGAGGACGGAGCGATTGAAAAAATATGTCTTGATTCCCGATTCCTTTAAAGGGACCATGAGTTCGAAAGAGATCTGCGAGATTATGAGCCGGTCCATCCATCGTTTTGATCCTGAAGCGCAAACCGTTTCCATTCCGGTAGCGGACGGAGGCGAGGGAAGCGTGGATGCTTATTTGTCCGCCATGGACGGCCAAAAAGTTTATACGACGGTAAAAGGCCCCTATGGGGAAGATATGCAGGGCTTTTACGGCGTAGTGGACGGGGGGAAAACAGCGATTATTGAAATGGCTGTTTGTGCCGGCCTGCCCCTGGTGGGGGACCGGCTCCATCCGGACCAAACGACCACATACGGCGTGGGGCAGCTGATGGTCCACGCTGCCGAGCACGGATGCCGGAAGATGATCCTTGCCCTGGGGGGGAGCTGCACCAACGATGCCGGTGCCGGCGCGGCCGCGGCCGCCGGAACCAGATTCCTCGACGCGCAGGGCAATTCTTTTGTCCCGGTGGGGGCTACCCTTTCCAATGTTGCGAAAATTGATGATTCGGCGTTTTCCCCTTCTCTCCGCGAAGTTGAAATCCATGCCATGTGCGATATCGACAATCCGCTGTTTGGAGAGAACGGCGCCGCTTATGTGTTCGGCCCGCAAAAGGGAGCGGACCAGAACATGGTGCAGCTTCTGGACGAGGGCCTGAGGCATCTGTCCGAAATGATTTCAAAACAGCTTCATCTGGATATCTCTCAGATTCCGGGAGCCGGCGCTGCGGGCGGCATGGGCGGCGGCGCGGTCGCCTTTTTCGGAGCGCGTCTTCAAATGGGGATTGACGTGCTTCTGGATACGGTGAATTTTGAAAGCCTGGCTGAAAAAGCCGACTTCATCTTTACCGGGGAAGGGCGTCTGGATACGCAAAGCCTCAGGGGCAAGGTCGTGGTCGGAGTCGCCCGCAGGGCCAAGAAACAAAATATTCCGGTTCTCGCTGTTGTCGGGGATGTTGGCGATTCCATCGACTCCGTCTATGATATGGGGGTCTCCGCCGTATTCAGCATCAACCGCGTTGCGGTTGATTTTAAAAAAGCCAAACTCCGCAGCAAAGACGATTTGAGTAAGACAATGGATAATATTATGAGGCTGATTCAATTGGAGAGTTAAAAGAAAACCTCAACAATTTTTCTTTATAGCTGTTTTTGTCGGGCGGTTGCATACCGCCCGATTTTTTTATCTAAAAGGAGGCGCAGCGTCCATGAGAACCCAATCCCCGGCGTGACGGAACGAGGTCATTCGGTGGAATTTGGAGTTGCTTTAGGTACGGCGCTGTACGGAATTCTCAAATATTTCTCTCGTTATTTTGAGAAAAGATCCTGACAAAAGGGAATATTCAGATATATATAGAACATATATGATAACTATATTTAAGAAGGGAGAGAATCCGGCGATGAAAACTCCGATTCATTACAGCGGCAAAATGGATGGCATGATGTGTTTAATGTGCATCATGTGCTGTGGTATGCCCAAAATGAAACATGGCCGCTTCCTTCTGCTGTTTGGAATATATTCAGGCGCATGAGACGCCGCATTCAAACCAACAAAAGGGCTGTCAGGCCGTGAACCTGACGGCCCTTTTTATACCGGTTTTTCCTATTTATATCACGGCCCCCATTATAGGTGGAACTGTCGTAAAGAGGAACGGCCGCAGCGAAATTGATATGAAGGTTTCCCCTTTTTCATGCGCGGCTGGAAGGCCGGGCTCCTCTGATGCCCTCCACTCGCATGAAAAGCCGTGATAAATTCAATTTATTGTCAAGATAAGATATCAATATTTTACATCTGATGAGGATCGGTATATATTAAACACAATAAAGAAAGAAAACATCTAAATTATATGCACTATGGATACATGTGAAAGGAGCATATCCTTATGAAAATCTCTGAGATCAAGATACTTCCGGCAAACCGCTATCTGTTTGTACAGGTTTTTACCGACAACGGCCTGGTCGGCGTGGGGGAATCGGGCGCCTGGGGGTTCCTGGACGCGTCGAGAGAAGCGATTGAGACGTTAAAGACCTATTTGATCGGGCAGGATCCCCTAAGAATAGAGCATCACTGGCAGTACATGTACCGCTGCTGGCACTTTCGCGGCGCCGCCATTATGGGTGCGATCAGTGCGATCGACATTGCGCTGTGGGATATCGCCGGCAAATATTTCAACACACCCGTCTACAATCTGCTGGGGGGAAAATGCCGGGAGAAAGCCCGCGTATATTATCATGTCGGAGGCTCGACAACGGAGGAAATGATTGAAAACCTGAAAGAAGCGAAGAAGCTGGGGTATAACGCCGTCGGACATTTGTCTCCGTTCCTTGATGAGCCCAGAAGCAAACCGTACTTTGAAACGTATTCGGGGAAAATCGGAAACGCGGTCGGCAGGGTGGCGGCTTACCGGGAGGCGGTGGGGGACAACGTCGATTTATGCATTGAACTTCACCGGAGGCTGAGGCCGGCGGAAGCGATCAGCTTTGGGCGCGAAATTGAAAAATACCGTCCCATGTTCATGGAGGATCCGACGACTCCGGACAATTTCGATTCCATGGAATGGATCGCCAGGAATGTCCCGGTCCCGATCGCAACGGGAGAAAGATTGAACAATCCGCAGGAATTTGCGCAGATCATACGAAAAGACGCCGTTTCCTATGTCAGGCCGGACGTCTGCGCATGCGGTGGAATCACCGGGACGAAAAAAATAGCGGCCATTGCGGAGGCCAATGACGTCATGGTTGTACCGCATAATCCTCTGAGTCCGGTTTCAACAGCCGCCTGTTTGCAGATTGCGGCCTGCATTCCTAATTTTGCACTTTTGGAATACCCCGGAGACGACCGCCCCGCACTTTCTGAAAAGTTTGGGGCAACCGATGTGGAGAGAGGCGTTTATAAAAAGGACGTCGTCAAAAGGACCTTCTCCTGCAGCAACGGGTTCATGGAGATCCCCGAAGAACCGGGGATCGGTACGGAACTGACCGATCACGTGGAGGAAAAGTATCCGTACATCAGGCGTCCGGTTGTGACCCGGCTCCAGACAGACGGTTCCGTCGTAGACCAGTAATCCCGATTGAACATTCGGGTTCGGTGGGAAGCAGGCAAAATTTATTGATAAGAAAAATCCACATATCAACGGCCGAAAGGATTTATGGAACCCGCATGAATCCAATTTATAGAGACGAAGGAGTGAAAACAGGTTTTTCAGGGGTAAGAGGCTTTCACATTGAGAGGATGGATTGTAATGAAAAAGAAACTTTTCGTAAGATTAGCATCTGTATTGTGCGTTTCAACTTTGTTGCTGACGGCCTGCTCAGCGGGCAATTCCTCCGGCGGAAAATCCAGCGGAGCGGGTGCGCAGAGCGCCTCTTCAGCCGTGGATTACCCGACGAAACCCATCGAACTGGTCGTTCCGTACGCAGCCGGCGGGAATGTCGATCTTTCCTGCCGCATCCTTGCCTCCGAGGTTGGAAAGGAGCTGGGACAGTCCATAACGGTAATGAACAAAGAGGGCGGAGGAGCCGTGATCGGCCAGACCTACGTCATTAATTCAAAAGCGGACGGCTATACCCTGCTGGCGCAAACATCCGCGTATGTTTCCAATATTATCAGCGGCGACGCTTCTTTTAAAATGGACGCCATCAAGCCGATCTGCATGTACTGCTTCGACCCGGAGCTGGTGGTCTGTTCCGCCTCATCGGATATCAAGACCGTTGAAGATCTGATTTCCAAAGGGAAAAAAGAAACGCTGCTGAACTCCACTCCGGGTGCGGGAACGTCCCACCATATCGCCAGCATTCTGTTTTCACAGAAGACGGGTGCCCAGTTTAAATATATGCACACGAACGGTTCCGCCGAGCAGACGGTTCAACTGGCCGGCGGGCACGCCGAGGTAGGGATGACTACATATGCCGGAGCCCAGTCGCTGATCAAAGACGGGAAAATCCGGGTCCTGGCGGCCTGCGCCGACGAAAGAATCTCCGATTTGCCTGACGTCCCCACCCTGAAAGAAAAGGGAATTGATTTCACGTACGGGGCCTATCGGGGAATCGGCGTTCCGGCGGATACTCCCGACGGCGTCGTCAAGATTTTGCAGGACGCTTTTCAGAAGGCAATGGAATCCGATACGGTAAAACAGCAGTTCGTGAATTCCGGGTTCCCGATCACTTATAAAAACAG
This window contains:
- the dgoD gene encoding galactonate dehydratase, which gives rise to MKISEIKILPANRYLFVQVFTDNGLVGVGESGAWGFLDASREAIETLKTYLIGQDPLRIEHHWQYMYRCWHFRGAAIMGAISAIDIALWDIAGKYFNTPVYNLLGGKCREKARVYYHVGGSTTEEMIENLKEAKKLGYNAVGHLSPFLDEPRSKPYFETYSGKIGNAVGRVAAYREAVGDNVDLCIELHRRLRPAEAISFGREIEKYRPMFMEDPTTPDNFDSMEWIARNVPVPIATGERLNNPQEFAQIIRKDAVSYVRPDVCACGGITGTKKIAAIAEANDVMVVPHNPLSPVSTAACLQIAACIPNFALLEYPGDDRPALSEKFGATDVERGVYKKDVVKRTFSCSNGFMEIPEEPGIGTELTDHVEEKYPYIRRPVVTRLQTDGSVVDQ
- a CDS encoding GntR family transcriptional regulator; this encodes MKEIVDSVPLRDQIVDIMHQMILNGELKSNEKISERKISSMLKVSTTPVKEAFRILQVEGLIVSSPRKGSFVSADVVEHLKQIAYLRSAIDGVAAHFAARFATDDEIQRMQSLLDCVEPLIASQKNADLISKKNDEFHQVLRHASHNGYVVNLGENLRSIDNSIRSVINKVDFQNIKDRHEEHKAILRAVKNRKGDLAERLMVQHVREAPVVIDHKDSDSE
- a CDS encoding glycerate kinase family protein; its protein translation is MKKYVLIPDSFKGTMSSKEICEIMSRSIHRFDPEAQTVSIPVADGGEGSVDAYLSAMDGQKVYTTVKGPYGEDMQGFYGVVDGGKTAIIEMAVCAGLPLVGDRLHPDQTTTYGVGQLMVHAAEHGCRKMILALGGSCTNDAGAGAAAAAGTRFLDAQGNSFVPVGATLSNVAKIDDSAFSPSLREVEIHAMCDIDNPLFGENGAAYVFGPQKGADQNMVQLLDEGLRHLSEMISKQLHLDISQIPGAGAAGGMGGGAVAFFGARLQMGIDVLLDTVNFESLAEKADFIFTGEGRLDTQSLRGKVVVGVARRAKKQNIPVLAVVGDVGDSIDSVYDMGVSAVFSINRVAVDFKKAKLRSKDDLSKTMDNIMRLIQLES
- the garR gene encoding 2-hydroxy-3-oxopropionate reductase, with the translated sequence MKIGFIGLGIMGKPMVRNLLKAGHEVIVYDIIPANVEDAVKSGAVAAASAKNVAEQCKTIITMLPNSPHVKTVVMGEGGVLEGAQEGSTLIDMSSIAPAASQEVSKACAAKGVKMLDAPVSGGEPKAIDGTMSVMVGGDKALFDKNYDLLKTMGGSVVYCGPIGAGNTTKLANQIVVACNIAACAEAFTLARKSGVDPAVVFQAIRGGLAGSTVMDAKVPMMLDGNFKPGFKIDLHIKDLNNALETGHTFGSPLPLTAEVMEMMQTLHADGRGQEDHSSLANYYAKVSGTKIGK
- a CDS encoding dihydrodipicolinate synthase family protein; this encodes MDKNLDFMKGVIVPILTPIDEEEKIDEAKLREQVDFVIGGGVLGVLAFGSNGEFYMVEEDEYIRATKIMVEQAAGRVPVYMGIGAINTLKCIRLAKKAKELGVAGISVLQPMFLKPTEEELYGHFKAIADSVPDLPMLLYNNPGRTGYTMSGNLVEKLAHEVDNIVGMKDSSGDMTQTEEFIRRTRDVDFRVFGGKDTLIFSAMMLGAAGCVATTANFVPELVASIYDKVQAGDIDGAREAQFKLNPLRLSMDKASFPVATKDLANLIGRDIGKPYTPNLPSSGKVLEVMKSELSKIN
- a CDS encoding tripartite tricarboxylate transporter substrate binding protein produces the protein MKKKLFVRLASVLCVSTLLLTACSAGNSSGGKSSGAGAQSASSAVDYPTKPIELVVPYAAGGNVDLSCRILASEVGKELGQSITVMNKEGGGAVIGQTYVINSKADGYTLLAQTSAYVSNIISGDASFKMDAIKPICMYCFDPELVVCSASSDIKTVEDLISKGKKETLLNSTPGAGTSHHIASILFSQKTGAQFKYMHTNGSAEQTVQLAGGHAEVGMTTYAGAQSLIKDGKIRVLAACADERISDLPDVPTLKEKGIDFTYGAYRGIGVPADTPDGVVKILQDAFQKAMESDTVKQQFVNSGFPITYKNSQEFETYMEDDYKSLESIKDLITTGK